A portion of the Nitrospirota bacterium genome contains these proteins:
- the pyrE gene encoding orotate phosphoribosyltransferase, protein MNDLLHIARTRLMEILVKDSFQYSETPQFRLVSGKTSQFYIDCKKTTYNAEAMNLIGEILFSKMSGIQLDAIGGLTLGADPIAFAVSMISFQKGRPIKSFVIRKKPKEHGMKYSIEGKLEGVKRVVIVEDVVTTGQSTLDAITKAEEAGLEIVKVFALVDREEGGKEEVLKRVRNFEALFTKSELFSYYSSKK, encoded by the coding sequence TATTGCCAGGACAAGGCTGATGGAGATCCTGGTCAAAGACTCTTTTCAATATTCCGAAACGCCTCAATTTCGTCTTGTTTCCGGAAAAACCAGCCAGTTCTACATCGACTGTAAAAAAACCACCTACAATGCTGAAGCGATGAATCTCATCGGAGAGATTCTTTTTAGTAAAATGTCGGGGATTCAACTGGATGCCATTGGAGGATTGACTCTCGGAGCTGATCCAATTGCTTTTGCGGTCTCCATGATCAGTTTTCAAAAAGGAAGACCGATCAAATCCTTTGTGATCAGAAAGAAACCGAAAGAACATGGCATGAAATATTCCATCGAAGGAAAGCTGGAAGGAGTAAAGCGGGTGGTCATTGTTGAAGATGTTGTAACTACCGGTCAGAGTACGCTTGATGCGATCACGAAAGCCGAAGAAGCGGGTCTTGAAATCGTAAAAGTCTTTGCTCTGGTCGACCGGGAAGAAGGAGGCAAAGAGGAAGTCCTGAAGCGGGTTCGGAATTTTGAAGCCTTGTTTACCAAATCAGAGCTGTTTTCCTATTATTCCTCAAAAAAATAA